The following coding sequences lie in one Pseudoalteromonas sp. Scap06 genomic window:
- a CDS encoding flavodoxin family protein, which translates to MSKVAVIYFSGYGHTKKVAEFVADGANAQLIAIDENGDIQDADWDTLNNADAIIFGAPTYMGSYPWQFKKFVDATSKVWFTMGWKDKIFGGFTNSGSLNGDKQVTLISMQTLASQHGGIWVSLGLPPANKLESTRQDINNLGGSVGVLVQSPTDADESAIPSGDLETARLYGERVADIAKRLK; encoded by the coding sequence ATGAGTAAAGTAGCGGTTATTTATTTTTCGGGATATGGCCATACCAAAAAAGTGGCTGAATTTGTAGCTGATGGAGCAAACGCTCAACTTATTGCTATTGATGAAAATGGCGATATACAAGACGCCGATTGGGATACGTTAAACAATGCAGACGCCATTATTTTTGGTGCACCTACCTATATGGGCTCATATCCTTGGCAGTTTAAAAAGTTTGTTGATGCTACCTCTAAAGTATGGTTTACCATGGGGTGGAAAGACAAAATATTTGGCGGGTTTACTAATAGCGGCAGCCTAAATGGCGATAAACAAGTCACTCTAATTAGTATGCAAACATTGGCTTCGCAACATGGTGGAATTTGGGTAAGCCTAGGGTTACCACCGGCCAATAAACTGGAATCAACTCGTCAAGACATCAATAATTTAGGCGGTTCAGTTGGCGTATTAGTGCAATCACCTACTGATGCAGATGAATCTGCTATTCCATCAGGCGATTTAGAAACGGCCCGTTTATACGGCGAACGTGTAGCTGATATAGCCAAACGCTTAAAGTAA
- a CDS encoding methyltransferase yields MKSSIFNRYQVLVSMDFIAIGLFFLVLLIALSIVWSTLKTGISPMMSSSKARQTMLNAISMDEKGALIDLGSGWGTLVIAVAKNYPNKHVIGYELSWFPWMVSVLFKYSLGLGNLTLYRKDFKNADLSSASTLVCYLFPGGMVALEDKLKHEKVNNKITIVSNTFALPSCKPTNVIKLKDFYQTPIYVYHWQSK; encoded by the coding sequence GTGAAATCATCAATATTCAACCGTTATCAGGTGTTAGTTAGTATGGACTTTATTGCTATCGGACTTTTCTTTTTAGTTCTTCTAATCGCTTTATCTATTGTTTGGAGCACGCTAAAAACGGGAATTTCACCGATGATGAGCTCAAGCAAAGCGCGCCAAACTATGCTTAATGCAATAAGCATGGATGAAAAAGGCGCATTAATTGATTTGGGTTCAGGTTGGGGGACGCTCGTTATAGCGGTTGCTAAAAATTATCCTAATAAACATGTTATTGGCTATGAGTTATCGTGGTTTCCTTGGATGGTTTCAGTGCTTTTTAAATATAGTTTGGGTTTAGGTAATCTTACCCTCTATCGTAAAGACTTCAAAAATGCCGATCTTAGTTCTGCGTCTACTTTGGTATGTTACTTGTTTCCTGGTGGTATGGTAGCGCTTGAAGATAAGTTAAAGCATGAAAAAGTTAATAATAAAATCACTATTGTGAGTAATACCTTCGCTTTACCTTCATGTAAACCAACTAACGTTATCAAGCTTAAAGATTTTTACCAAACGCCTATTTATGTATACCACTGGCAATCCAAATAG
- a CDS encoding helix-turn-helix domain-containing protein: protein MESSIETDSKGRKKVLNACLEPCAIEKGMRLIGGKWTSSIIYHLKDEPVRFNDLTRMLGGASKKMIDQRLKELEANKMVLRTVISTRPIAVTYELTEFGRSALGILHDLRVWSESNILD, encoded by the coding sequence TTGGAAAGCTCTATAGAAACAGATAGTAAGGGAAGAAAAAAAGTTTTAAATGCCTGCTTAGAACCTTGTGCTATTGAAAAAGGAATGCGCTTAATTGGCGGGAAGTGGACAAGCTCTATTATTTATCACTTAAAAGATGAACCTGTTCGCTTTAATGATCTAACTCGAATGTTAGGTGGAGCGAGCAAAAAAATGATAGATCAACGTTTAAAAGAGTTAGAGGCCAATAAGATGGTTTTAAGGACGGTGATCAGCACTAGACCTATTGCTGTCACCTACGAGCTCACTGAGTTTGGGCGCTCTGCACTAGGAATTCTTCACGATCTTAGGGTTTGGTCTGAGTCTAATATTTTAGACTAA
- a CDS encoding TonB-dependent receptor domain-containing protein, protein MFRQLTIAATVSTLLSPVTCVYAQETQTNTNIERVEVTGSRLKGVDLEGTIPLTVLDQDAIKRSGANTIHELLKDLSVFKGGSGTFSTSESGGTSTSTPAGQSAASLRGMGPSATLTLINGRRVAPSSFAAGTENFVDVNSIPLAAIERIDILATGASAVYGADAVAGVINYILKDDFEGAEINTSFADSFDQHDESKKQLNLVYGTKIGESNLTVFADIYDRNAFKATDRNYTASPSLVNGYSYLPKLENSPNIYYFSSRDGNELPSPNCKTELVTTELDEQICAYYPNQDDYLETPFESLSTGFMFNSELGGLQWHTDFFYSQTKAKAYSSPSPINQINDDDGPYVLEDALFIYDNADGSNDLMDQLYIDPFDTQSGREVYGFAFDARFNAPRTVEVETKNFRLVSSLSGEIGDWGWESGVTLSRSRSEQEAIAGVYNRYQFHGAITGELCSDGTLASYDGTDLNCVSGELLPFYNPFLQGDAANDAVLATAQARPTRSGESTVYGWDANFNGELFTFNDLPAYASFGVEARREELSDFPSLNSQAQADKDYLVDVFGFGSSLSEAERTQYAAFAELSISLSEQIELQAAGRYDHYDDFGGTFNPKIGLSYRPTDSLVVRGSWSTSFRAPSLTQAGVKLRTTQSTFDCGANQAVADLYCMGDGTQVSVNSLELGNPNLNAEESEAISVGFAWSPSANTNLTIDYWQFDHEEVIDTNMTAVLDRAITDASLRHCGIVPPGEQGISYDEALCDVTDTSGLNIEQDGANLTEILSSYIDEFNPRDDELFLPLFRDHAIPLENTGTQTLAGIDFKFDHRFVLPSGDLTFAFDGTHYLEFERNKPGSDSLEKLVGTYRYPENVARMSIDWEAQNYYLNLGANYTSSYEDDIKGLRGREIDELDSLGVLDSKGEHQVDDWLVWDLSAGFYVNKSLTLRARINNIFDKQPPTLYGSNRGFDSINHNALGANYKLSISYRF, encoded by the coding sequence ATGTTTCGTCAACTAACTATTGCGGCCACAGTAAGCACTTTACTGAGCCCTGTCACTTGTGTGTATGCACAAGAAACTCAAACTAATACCAACATTGAACGAGTAGAAGTAACAGGATCTCGCTTAAAAGGCGTTGATCTGGAAGGCACTATTCCACTAACCGTGCTAGACCAAGATGCAATCAAACGCTCTGGTGCTAATACCATTCATGAATTACTCAAAGATTTATCTGTTTTTAAAGGCGGAAGTGGCACATTTTCAACCTCTGAAAGTGGCGGTACGTCTACCTCAACACCAGCGGGTCAATCAGCAGCGAGCTTAAGAGGCATGGGGCCATCAGCAACGCTTACATTAATAAATGGGCGAAGAGTTGCGCCTAGCTCATTTGCTGCAGGCACTGAAAACTTTGTAGATGTTAATTCTATTCCACTTGCGGCCATTGAACGTATTGATATTTTAGCCACCGGTGCATCAGCCGTTTATGGTGCCGATGCTGTAGCGGGTGTTATTAACTATATTTTAAAAGATGATTTTGAAGGCGCTGAAATCAATACTTCGTTTGCCGATAGCTTTGATCAACATGACGAAAGTAAAAAACAATTAAACTTAGTGTATGGTACAAAAATAGGCGAGAGTAACTTAACGGTATTTGCAGATATATATGACCGTAACGCTTTTAAAGCCACCGATCGTAATTACACGGCCTCTCCCTCTTTAGTGAATGGTTACTCCTATTTACCTAAGCTGGAGAACTCACCTAATATTTATTATTTCAGCAGCCGAGATGGTAACGAACTTCCATCACCAAACTGCAAAACCGAGTTAGTTACTACTGAACTTGATGAACAAATTTGTGCTTACTACCCAAATCAAGATGATTACCTAGAAACGCCATTTGAAAGCCTTTCAACTGGCTTTATGTTTAATAGTGAGCTTGGTGGTCTACAATGGCATACTGATTTTTTTTACAGTCAGACCAAGGCAAAAGCGTATTCATCGCCCTCACCTATTAACCAAATTAATGATGACGACGGCCCGTATGTTTTAGAAGACGCCTTATTTATTTACGATAATGCCGATGGTAGTAATGATTTAATGGATCAACTTTATATTGACCCATTTGATACTCAAAGTGGCCGAGAAGTATATGGCTTTGCGTTTGACGCGCGCTTTAATGCCCCAAGAACGGTGGAAGTAGAAACGAAAAACTTTCGCTTGGTAAGCAGTCTAAGTGGTGAAATTGGTGATTGGGGTTGGGAATCTGGTGTTACTCTTTCTCGCTCACGTTCAGAGCAAGAAGCGATTGCAGGGGTATATAATCGTTACCAGTTTCATGGCGCGATTACAGGCGAGCTATGTTCAGACGGTACGCTGGCAAGTTATGACGGTACTGACTTAAATTGTGTATCTGGGGAGTTGCTACCTTTTTACAACCCTTTCCTTCAAGGCGACGCCGCTAATGATGCCGTTTTGGCAACAGCGCAAGCTCGCCCAACACGCAGTGGAGAAAGTACTGTTTACGGCTGGGATGCTAACTTTAATGGTGAACTATTTACCTTTAACGACCTACCAGCCTATGCCTCATTTGGGGTAGAAGCACGCCGTGAAGAGCTAAGCGACTTTCCTTCGCTTAATTCACAAGCTCAAGCAGACAAAGACTACCTTGTTGATGTATTTGGCTTTGGCTCTAGCTTATCAGAAGCCGAGCGCACTCAATATGCCGCCTTTGCTGAATTAAGTATTTCACTGAGTGAGCAAATAGAGCTGCAAGCAGCGGGTCGATACGATCATTACGATGATTTTGGTGGCACCTTTAATCCTAAAATAGGTTTGAGCTATCGCCCGACTGATTCGTTAGTTGTTCGTGGTTCATGGTCAACCTCGTTTAGAGCACCATCATTAACTCAAGCTGGCGTTAAATTAAGAACCACGCAATCTACTTTTGACTGTGGTGCCAACCAAGCTGTAGCCGATTTATACTGTATGGGTGATGGCACCCAAGTGAGTGTTAATTCGTTAGAGTTAGGTAACCCTAATCTAAATGCAGAAGAATCTGAGGCTATCAGTGTTGGCTTTGCATGGAGTCCATCGGCTAATACTAATTTAACCATTGATTATTGGCAGTTTGATCATGAAGAAGTAATCGATACCAACATGACCGCAGTGCTCGACCGCGCTATAACTGATGCGTCACTTCGTCACTGTGGCATTGTCCCACCGGGCGAGCAAGGCATATCGTACGATGAAGCATTATGTGATGTCACCGACACCAGTGGTTTAAACATAGAGCAAGACGGCGCTAATTTAACTGAAATTTTAAGCAGTTATATAGATGAATTTAACCCACGTGATGACGAGCTATTTTTACCGTTGTTTCGCGATCATGCTATCCCACTTGAAAACACTGGTACACAAACATTAGCAGGCATAGACTTTAAGTTTGACCATAGGTTTGTATTACCAAGCGGCGATTTGACCTTTGCGTTTGACGGTACTCATTACCTTGAGTTTGAACGTAATAAACCGGGGTCTGACTCGTTAGAGAAGTTGGTAGGAACTTATCGTTATCCTGAAAATGTTGCGCGTATGTCAATAGATTGGGAAGCGCAAAATTACTACCTTAACTTAGGTGCAAACTACACCAGCAGCTACGAAGATGATATAAAAGGCCTGCGTGGTCGTGAAATTGATGAGCTAGATTCGCTTGGCGTATTAGACTCAAAAGGTGAGCATCAGGTTGATGACTGGCTCGTTTGGGATTTATCAGCGGGTTTTTATGTTAATAAATCACTGACTTTGCGTGCGCGCATCAATAATATTTTTGATAAA
- a CDS encoding GGDEF domain-containing response regulator, giving the protein MRTSIDDFESCDTINLLIVDDDAVDREHIRRMISRSNIQAKISEASSIESSMSYLEHGEFDCVIVDYRLGIGSGLTLLDNIRKSVNNHCAVIMITGLGDEQIAAEAMRLGASDYLLKNQLKSAQLIHSISSSIQRASSEKKLHDMAHYDSLTGLASRPILIDQLQQAITSHQKLAVAYLDLDNFKPINDKYGHEIGDFVLKTIAQRLQNTLRKEDTLARIGGDEFILLLRGAAHTIQEYEILLQDVLIEVNDPIKLAEFSCSVQISVSIGVALPSDDGLTCDDILRRADQTMYQAKRSGTNRILFFDPEEESLRHARHDLLLAAEKGIARKEFILHYQPKVNLMDHQLIGVEALIRWNHPTLGLLYPGHFSEALEHPHIGILIGEWVLAEALKQHKIWTRNHLSMSVNISPAHLLSEGFVENLRELLISTNNIKPKTLELEILESTTIGNVEQAVDVLNGCRNLGVSIALDDFGTGYASLSYLKKLPLDTLKIDQSFVKKLLSDHEDKSIVTCIVALSKAFGFNLIAEGIESQELEKVLIDMGCYHGQGYYIAKPMSADNMNLWIKNMTSTKH; this is encoded by the coding sequence ATGAGAACTTCAATAGATGATTTTGAAAGCTGCGACACTATTAACCTACTCATTGTTGATGACGATGCGGTTGATAGAGAACATATACGTCGTATGATATCTCGCTCTAACATACAGGCGAAAATTTCAGAAGCATCCTCTATTGAAAGCTCGATGTCTTATCTTGAACATGGGGAGTTTGATTGCGTCATAGTTGATTATCGATTAGGTATCGGCTCCGGGCTTACCCTGCTAGATAATATTAGAAAGTCTGTAAATAATCATTGCGCTGTGATTATGATCACGGGATTGGGAGATGAACAAATAGCAGCAGAAGCTATGCGGCTAGGAGCAAGCGATTATTTACTTAAAAACCAATTAAAAAGCGCTCAGTTGATACACTCTATATCTAGCTCTATTCAACGCGCAAGCTCAGAGAAAAAACTTCATGACATGGCACATTACGATAGCCTAACAGGCCTAGCAAGCCGCCCTATTTTAATCGATCAACTTCAACAAGCTATTACATCTCACCAAAAGCTCGCCGTTGCCTATTTAGATTTAGATAACTTTAAACCTATTAATGACAAATACGGTCACGAAATCGGAGATTTCGTGTTGAAAACCATTGCCCAAAGGCTACAAAACACATTACGCAAGGAAGATACACTAGCGCGTATTGGTGGAGATGAGTTTATCCTTTTATTAAGAGGGGCTGCGCACACAATACAAGAATATGAGATTCTGTTACAAGACGTGCTAATTGAGGTAAATGATCCGATAAAATTAGCAGAGTTTTCGTGCTCCGTTCAAATTTCAGTCAGCATCGGCGTTGCACTTCCCAGTGATGATGGCTTAACTTGTGATGACATTTTACGAAGAGCCGATCAAACTATGTACCAAGCAAAAAGATCAGGAACAAACCGGATTCTGTTTTTTGATCCAGAGGAAGAAAGCCTAAGGCATGCAAGACATGATTTGTTATTGGCTGCTGAAAAAGGCATTGCTCGTAAAGAGTTTATTCTACATTATCAACCAAAGGTAAATTTAATGGATCACCAGTTGATTGGCGTTGAAGCCTTAATACGCTGGAATCACCCTACTTTGGGTTTACTTTACCCTGGTCACTTTTCAGAGGCATTAGAGCACCCACACATTGGTATATTAATTGGTGAATGGGTACTTGCTGAAGCCTTAAAACAACATAAAATTTGGACTAGAAATCATCTTTCTATGAGTGTAAACATCTCTCCAGCTCATTTACTTAGTGAGGGCTTTGTTGAAAACCTCAGAGAGTTACTCATCAGCACTAATAATATAAAACCAAAAACCCTCGAATTAGAAATTTTAGAGAGCACCACCATTGGAAACGTTGAACAGGCAGTCGACGTTCTCAATGGCTGTCGAAATTTAGGGGTAAGTATTGCGTTAGACGACTTTGGTACAGGTTACGCCTCTTTGAGTTACTTAAAAAAATTACCTTTAGATACATTAAAAATAGATCAAAGCTTTGTTAAAAAGCTCCTATCAGACCATGAAGACAAGTCCATCGTTACCTGTATCGTGGCGCTAAGTAAAGCATTTGGGTTTAACCTAATAGCAGAGGGGATCGAGTCGCAAGAGCTCGAAAAAGTACTTATAGATATGGGTTGCTATCATGGGCAAGGCTATTATATTGCCAAACCAATGTCTGCAGATAACATGAACTTATGGATAAAAAATATGACATCAACTAAGCACTGA
- a CDS encoding cyanophycinase, with the protein MERINLPNKRLVKSRIITAFYSILIAFSLQLGAKESNQTLVLVGGALTTCASLSSKNCEKNTQISGKTHNVFALSHTKISQIKQQWPSKNSQAKNNTIKNLATMQAKSSPTLSKKELLWLWRDIDSKQLNSLSDQEYNFVIDMLEVAQIKSDNTRLKERVNTALNSESAATEILQFISGSLKVNNSNPSILAITASSRDPYESADFYEGLLSFPNVNSQWLALTPALAKAITTNKCDDLTTLRHSEMGLYQREHIYPDRTQAEYQLCKKGIDALVELIKNSTGVMFNGGDQSLTRKVLFDENNQPYPWTKALQSRPVIVGTSAGTAVQSGGQAHAGNVVMITNGTSLSALKEGAQAIDAPSERSNSDSLTYNRFGGLGTFSYGVLDTHFSERNRTLRLGTLLDDLSANQDQPTFGFGVDETTALVVIKSEAGNLMTVIGKNGVVMVKSTGQAQAKTKTYSYSYWPVGSVIDIKNNDYTLSQRSISQALPAIKIPPLPVQRFGSILMDAKLRSLTQAMCLSQEQTAVGQQGEFIISLSTTPESAYHRISAAQYGCAVSNLEIAVSTF; encoded by the coding sequence ATGGAACGAATAAATTTACCAAACAAGCGGTTAGTTAAATCGCGAATAATAACCGCTTTTTACTCAATTTTAATTGCTTTTTCGCTACAGTTAGGCGCAAAAGAGTCTAATCAAACTCTTGTTTTAGTGGGGGGAGCTCTCACAACATGCGCCAGTTTAAGCTCTAAAAACTGTGAAAAAAATACTCAGATCTCGGGTAAAACGCATAATGTATTTGCGCTCTCTCACACTAAAATTAGCCAAATAAAGCAACAATGGCCCAGTAAAAATAGCCAAGCTAAAAATAACACTATTAAAAATTTAGCAACAATGCAGGCTAAGTCATCGCCCACATTATCGAAAAAAGAACTGTTATGGTTGTGGCGCGATATTGATAGCAAACAGCTCAATAGTTTATCGGATCAAGAATACAATTTTGTAATAGATATGCTTGAAGTAGCTCAAATAAAAAGCGACAACACACGGCTAAAAGAGCGGGTAAATACTGCGCTTAATAGCGAATCGGCAGCGACAGAGATTTTGCAGTTTATATCGGGTAGTTTAAAAGTTAATAACTCCAACCCGAGTATACTGGCCATTACCGCCTCAAGCAGAGACCCTTATGAATCTGCTGATTTTTACGAAGGATTACTAAGCTTCCCTAATGTAAATTCGCAATGGCTTGCATTAACCCCTGCGCTTGCTAAAGCAATAACCACCAACAAGTGTGATGATTTAACCACGCTTAGGCACTCCGAAATGGGGCTATATCAACGCGAACATATTTACCCTGATCGCACACAAGCTGAATATCAATTGTGTAAAAAAGGCATCGACGCTTTAGTAGAGCTAATAAAAAACAGTACCGGTGTGATGTTTAATGGTGGCGATCAAAGCCTAACTCGAAAAGTATTATTTGATGAAAATAACCAGCCTTACCCTTGGACAAAAGCATTACAGTCTCGCCCTGTTATTGTTGGAACAAGTGCAGGTACCGCGGTGCAAAGTGGTGGGCAAGCCCACGCCGGGAATGTGGTGATGATCACCAATGGCACTAGCTTGTCGGCATTGAAAGAAGGCGCACAAGCCATTGATGCCCCAAGTGAACGCTCAAACAGCGATAGTTTAACTTACAACCGCTTTGGGGGTTTAGGCACATTTAGTTACGGTGTACTCGATACACACTTTAGCGAGCGAAACCGTACATTAAGACTAGGCACTTTGCTCGACGACTTAAGCGCAAACCAAGATCAGCCGACATTCGGTTTTGGTGTAGACGAAACCACAGCCTTAGTGGTGATTAAATCTGAAGCTGGCAATTTAATGACCGTAATTGGTAAAAATGGTGTAGTGATGGTTAAATCAACAGGGCAAGCTCAGGCTAAAACTAAAACCTATAGTTACTCTTATTGGCCTGTGGGAAGTGTGATTGATATTAAAAATAACGATTATACCTTAAGTCAGCGCAGTATTAGCCAAGCATTACCAGCAATTAAAATACCGCCTTTACCAGTTCAGCGTTTTGGCAGTATTTTAATGGATGCCAAATTACGCTCTTTAACGCAAGCCATGTGCCTTAGCCAAGAACAAACGGCTGTTGGTCAGCAAGGTGAGTTTATTATTAGCCTATCTACCACGCCTGAGTCGGCATATCATCGTATTAGTGCTGCGCAGTATGGCTGTGCGGTGAGTAATTTAGAAATTGCAGTGAGTACCTTTTAA
- a CDS encoding acetyl-CoA hydrolase/transferase family protein codes for MQLERIRRSDLHNKVMSAEQASLFIKDGMTVGMSGFTRAGEAKAVPRALAERVRENPMKINLMTGASLGNDLDKLLTESGALARRMPFQVDSTLRKAINNGEVMFIDQHLSETVEQLRNHQLTMPDVAVIEAVAITEEGHIVPTTSVGNSASFAIFAKQVIVEINMLHQPELEGLHDIYIPSYRPTRTPVPLVKVDDRIGSTAIPIDPAKIVGIVFTNQSDSFSTVTDPDADTASIARHLVNFFKEEVAQQRMPENLGPLQAGIGNIANAVMMGLLDSDFKDLTMYSEVLQDSTFDLIDAGKLNFASGCSIILSERCNSQVFNNLEKYRDKLVLRPQEMSNHPEIVRRLGIIAINTALEFDIYGNVNSTHVCGTKMMNGIGGSGDFARNAHVSVFVTKSIAKGGAISSVVPMVSHVDHTEHDVDILVTEQGLADLRGLAPRERAIEVIKHCVHPDYRNAMLDYYERACVRGGHTPHILEEAFSWHTRLEQQGTMKQS; via the coding sequence ATGCAATTAGAACGAATTCGTCGTAGCGACTTACACAACAAAGTAATGTCTGCAGAGCAGGCCAGTTTATTTATTAAAGACGGTATGACCGTGGGTATGAGTGGTTTTACTCGTGCCGGTGAAGCGAAAGCTGTACCACGTGCGCTTGCAGAGCGAGTGCGTGAAAACCCAATGAAAATTAACTTAATGACGGGCGCGTCATTAGGAAACGACTTAGATAAGCTACTAACTGAATCAGGTGCGTTAGCGCGTCGTATGCCATTTCAAGTAGACAGCACATTACGTAAAGCGATTAACAACGGTGAGGTCATGTTTATTGACCAGCATTTATCTGAAACCGTTGAACAGCTACGTAATCATCAGTTAACTATGCCTGATGTAGCGGTCATTGAAGCCGTAGCTATTACTGAAGAAGGCCACATAGTACCTACAACATCAGTGGGCAATTCAGCCAGCTTTGCTATTTTTGCCAAACAGGTAATTGTAGAAATTAATATGTTACACCAGCCAGAGCTTGAAGGGCTGCACGACATTTATATTCCATCTTATCGTCCTACACGTACGCCAGTGCCGCTAGTGAAAGTAGATGACCGCATTGGTAGTACTGCAATTCCAATTGATCCGGCTAAAATTGTGGGTATTGTATTTACCAATCAAAGTGACTCATTTTCAACCGTTACCGACCCAGATGCAGATACAGCCTCTATTGCACGTCACTTAGTGAACTTTTTTAAAGAAGAAGTAGCACAACAGCGTATGCCTGAAAACCTAGGCCCATTACAAGCCGGTATAGGTAACATTGCCAACGCAGTAATGATGGGTTTATTAGACTCTGATTTTAAAGACCTCACTATGTATTCAGAGGTACTACAAGATTCTACCTTTGATTTAATTGATGCGGGTAAACTTAATTTTGCATCAGGGTGTTCAATTATTTTATCAGAGCGTTGTAACTCACAAGTATTTAATAACCTTGAAAAGTATCGTGATAAGCTAGTACTTCGTCCACAAGAAATGTCGAACCACCCTGAAATTGTGCGTCGTTTAGGTATTATTGCAATTAACACTGCACTTGAGTTTGATATATATGGCAACGTTAACTCAACCCATGTGTGTGGTACTAAAATGATGAACGGTATTGGTGGTTCAGGCGACTTTGCACGTAATGCGCATGTATCGGTGTTTGTAACTAAATCAATTGCCAAAGGTGGCGCTATTTCAAGTGTTGTGCCTATGGTAAGCCATGTTGATCATACTGAGCACGATGTTGATATTTTAGTAACCGAGCAAGGCCTTGCTGATTTACGCGGTTTAGCGCCACGCGAACGTGCAATTGAAGTCATTAAGCACTGTGTACACCCAGATTATCGCAACGCCATGCTTGACTACTACGAGCGTGCATGTGTTCGTGGCGGTCATACGCCTCATATTTTAGAAGAGGCATTCAGCTGGCATACCCGCCTTGAGCAACAAGGCACAATGAAGCAAAGTTAA
- a CDS encoding redoxin domain-containing protein — protein MTNASQYTNKLLPGSRFPKINCPVLNSNEVELGRVQQDAAWQMVVVYRGQHCPMCTQYLNQLEEIKQSLQDIGVSLIAVSADSEAQLLTHKEKLSVSYPIAFELKPEQMNALGLYVSQPRNAQETDHLFAEPAVYVVNEHGTIQVVDISNNPFVRPDLSTLLRGITWIKNPDNNYPIRGMHKG, from the coding sequence ATGACTAATGCATCACAGTATACAAATAAACTTCTTCCGGGGAGTCGTTTCCCAAAGATTAATTGCCCTGTACTAAATAGTAACGAAGTAGAGTTAGGGCGTGTCCAGCAAGACGCTGCTTGGCAAATGGTGGTTGTGTATCGTGGCCAGCATTGTCCTATGTGTACGCAGTATCTAAATCAGTTAGAAGAAATTAAACAGTCATTACAAGACATTGGAGTTTCTTTAATTGCTGTATCGGCCGACAGCGAAGCGCAGTTGTTAACACATAAAGAGAAGTTATCAGTGAGTTATCCCATTGCGTTTGAATTAAAGCCTGAACAAATGAATGCGTTAGGGCTGTATGTTTCTCAACCTCGCAACGCTCAAGAAACAGACCATTTATTTGCTGAGCCTGCTGTGTATGTAGTGAATGAACACGGTACAATACAAGTTGTTGATATCTCAAATAACCCATTTGTAAGACCAGATCTGTCTACTTTATTGCGAGGTATAACTTGGATTAAAAACCCTGATAATAATTACCCTATTCGTGGAATGCATAAAGGTTAA
- a CDS encoding NAD(P)H-dependent oxidoreductase, protein MSKVLIINAHQYYSFSEGKLNATLVDVASSILIEKGHEVKTVTMTDSIDVEAQLALHKWADVVLLQSPINWMGVPFSFKRYMDEVYTAGMGGAMCNGDGRHQDDPKSGYGTGGTLKDTKYMMSLTFNAPEESFNNLEEFFNGKSVDDLMFPMHMNFKFFGMTAMPTIACFDVMKNADIDTDLARFKAHISTHF, encoded by the coding sequence ATGAGCAAGGTACTCATTATAAATGCACACCAATATTATTCTTTTTCAGAGGGCAAATTAAATGCCACCCTAGTTGATGTAGCATCATCGATACTGATAGAAAAAGGCCATGAAGTTAAAACCGTAACTATGACAGATAGTATTGATGTAGAGGCACAATTAGCACTTCATAAATGGGCTGACGTTGTCTTACTGCAATCACCTATTAACTGGATGGGCGTGCCATTTTCGTTTAAAAGATATATGGACGAGGTGTATACAGCCGGTATGGGTGGCGCCATGTGTAATGGCGATGGTCGTCACCAGGACGACCCAAAAAGCGGTTATGGCACAGGTGGCACACTTAAAGATACTAAATATATGATGTCACTCACATTTAACGCACCAGAGGAGTCATTTAACAATTTAGAAGAATTTTTTAATGGTAAAAGTGTTGACGACTTAATGTTCCCAATGCATATGAACTTTAAGTTTTTTGGTATGACAGCAATGCCTACCATTGCTTGTTTTGATGTTATGAAAAACGCCGATATAGATACTGACTTAGCGCGCTTTAAAGCACATATAAGTACACACTTTTGA